In a genomic window of Candidatus Hadarchaeales archaeon:
- a CDS encoding tRNA uridine(34) 5-carboxymethylaminomethyl modification radical SAM/GNAT enzyme Elp3 — translation MQAVKKPVRSLSGVCVITAMVEPRPCPHGRCTYCPGGPENGVPQSYTGKEPASARALQHGYDPYSQVKSRVKQLKEIGHRVDKVELLLFGGTLTSYPREYLRWFVKECLDALTGTRSSTLEEAQGRAEVAEIRVSDIGMETRPDWCLEEHVDLMLELGITRVELGVQTIDEGILKEVRRGHGKREVEEATRIARDAGLSLVYHLMLGLPGSDPEKDLEMCRRIFEEEGFKPDAIKLYPTLVLPGTGLYERWRKGEYQPYPLETLVELLMKIKLLVPPWIRIQRIQRDIPLDLVSAGPERGDLRALVQWRMASSGLRCRCIRCREVGRFKGELSLEELELVRRSYRASGGEEIFLSWEAPEKDVLLALLRLRLPSSKAHRPELEGAAVVRELHVYGPLVPVGEAPTEGAWQHRGLGKSLLEEAEHLAEERGKEKIAVLSGIGVREYYRKLGYSRQGPYMCKGVGE, via the coding sequence ATGCAAGCGGTGAAAAAACCCGTGCGTAGCCTGAGTGGGGTGTGCGTGATAACCGCGATGGTGGAGCCCAGGCCCTGTCCGCATGGCAGGTGCACTTACTGTCCGGGTGGGCCGGAAAATGGGGTTCCCCAATCCTATACCGGAAAGGAGCCCGCTTCGGCCAGGGCCCTCCAGCACGGGTACGACCCCTACTCGCAGGTGAAGAGCAGGGTGAAACAGCTGAAGGAAATAGGGCACAGAGTGGACAAGGTGGAACTCCTCCTCTTCGGAGGGACCCTCACCTCCTATCCACGGGAATACCTGAGGTGGTTTGTAAAGGAATGTCTCGATGCCCTCACCGGAACCCGTTCCTCCACCTTGGAAGAAGCCCAGGGCAGGGCAGAGGTGGCGGAGATAAGGGTGAGCGACATAGGGATGGAAACGAGACCAGACTGGTGTCTGGAAGAACATGTGGACCTGATGTTGGAGTTGGGAATAACGAGGGTAGAGTTGGGAGTCCAAACGATCGACGAAGGGATTTTGAAGGAGGTGAGGAGGGGACATGGAAAGAGGGAAGTGGAGGAAGCGACGAGGATAGCAAGGGATGCCGGGCTCTCCCTTGTATACCATCTCATGCTGGGCCTTCCCGGATCGGATCCCGAGAAGGATTTGGAGATGTGCAGGAGGATCTTCGAAGAAGAAGGTTTCAAACCGGATGCCATCAAGCTCTACCCCACTCTCGTCCTACCCGGAACGGGACTCTATGAGAGATGGAGGAAGGGAGAGTACCAACCCTATCCCCTGGAAACGCTGGTGGAGCTCCTCATGAAGATCAAGCTCCTCGTCCCACCCTGGATAAGGATCCAGCGCATCCAAAGGGATATTCCCCTCGATTTGGTCTCCGCTGGTCCAGAGAGGGGTGATCTAAGGGCACTGGTTCAGTGGAGGATGGCCTCCTCCGGCCTCCGCTGCCGTTGCATTCGTTGTAGGGAAGTTGGACGTTTCAAGGGGGAATTGAGCCTGGAGGAACTGGAACTGGTGAGGAGAAGCTACAGGGCCTCCGGGGGGGAGGAGATCTTCCTCTCTTGGGAGGCTCCTGAAAAGGACGTGCTCTTGGCCCTTTTGAGGCTAAGGCTTCCCTCCTCCAAGGCCCACCGTCCGGAGCTGGAAGGAGCAGCCGTGGTGAGGGAACTACATGTGTACGGTCCTCTGGTGCCTGTGGGAGAAGCCCCAACCGAAGGGGCTTGGCAGCATCGGGGACTGGGAAAGTCACTGTTGGAAGAGGCCGAACACTTGGCGGAGGAAAGAGGAAAGGAAAAGATTGCCGTGCTCTCGGGAATAGGGGTGAGGGAGTATTACAGGAAGTTGGGGTATAGCAGACAAGGGCCTTACATGTGCAAGGGGGTGGGGGAGTGA
- a CDS encoding metallophosphoesterase family protein, with product MRIGVISDIHSNLPALKAVLEDLGRVDELLCAGDLVGYASQPNEVVDLFRIKGIPAVMGNHDYAAVTGEVEWFNPSARKAALWTKERLTEPNRKYLRSLPEELRITREGVRIYMVHGSPRDPLFEYVFPDLPQHSLLELVGKIEAEVILLGHTHIPMKRFIQGKLVLNPGGVGQPRDRDPRASYLVLEVEKGEVEAEFRRVEYDVEEAAEGIRKAGLPPELASRLFVGW from the coding sequence GTGAGGATAGGGGTAATCTCCGATATCCACTCCAACCTACCGGCCCTAAAAGCCGTGCTGGAGGATTTGGGGAGGGTGGACGAACTCCTCTGTGCTGGAGACTTGGTGGGTTATGCCTCCCAACCCAATGAGGTGGTTGATCTCTTCCGCATCAAGGGGATCCCCGCGGTGATGGGAAACCACGATTATGCGGCAGTTACGGGGGAAGTCGAGTGGTTCAATCCCTCGGCTAGGAAGGCTGCCCTTTGGACCAAGGAAAGACTCACGGAACCCAACAGGAAGTACCTCCGCTCCCTTCCGGAAGAACTGAGGATCACCAGGGAGGGGGTGAGGATCTACATGGTACATGGTTCACCCCGCGATCCCCTTTTCGAATACGTTTTCCCCGATCTTCCACAACATTCCCTTCTGGAACTGGTGGGGAAGATTGAGGCGGAGGTGATCCTGCTCGGACATACCCACATTCCCATGAAAAGGTTCATCCAAGGAAAGCTGGTACTGAATCCGGGAGGGGTGGGGCAGCCAAGGGATAGGGATCCAAGGGCCAGCTACTTGGTGCTGGAGGTAGAAAAGGGTGAGGTGGAGGCGGAATTTAGGAGGGTGGAATACGACGTGGAAGAAGCAGCGGAGGGAATAAGGAAGGCAGGGCTCCCGCCCGAGCTGGCCTCCCGCCTTTTTGTGGGATGGTGA
- a CDS encoding PRC-barrel domain-containing protein, protein MGQILASKLRGMTVVTDRGLHLGKLSDLIMDENTGAILSIVVKPAEKGLLDNLPKDDRGLPMISYSSVIAIKELIVVNERVLAIHHMKVAQTGVPVEATPTPSTAPTPSGTSPTGTSGKT, encoded by the coding sequence TTGGGGCAGATCCTAGCGAGTAAGTTGCGCGGTATGACCGTCGTGACGGATAGGGGGCTTCACCTGGGTAAACTCTCTGACTTGATCATGGATGAAAACACGGGTGCCATCCTCTCCATAGTGGTGAAACCAGCGGAGAAAGGACTCCTCGATAATCTCCCCAAGGATGATAGGGGTCTCCCAATGATTTCCTACAGTTCCGTGATAGCGATCAAGGAACTCATCGTGGTGAACGAAAGGGTTCTGGCCATCCACCACATGAAGGTCGCCCAAACTGGAGTACCTGTGGAAGCCACTCCCACCCCATCCACTGCTCCTACCCCTTCAGGGACGAGCCCGACGGGAACTTCGGGAAAGACCTAG
- the trxB gene encoding thioredoxin-disulfide reductase — translation MEWDLIVVGGGPAGLTAGIYGVRGGLRTLVLEGKVVGGRMTEAPLIENYPGVQPMQGWELASKMAEHCKRVGAEVREGEEVKELLVGEEKGVVTGKGEYRAGAIVLATGVRHRKLGVPGEEEFLGRGVSYCPVCDGPLFKGKRVVVVGGGNSAVSTALYLSNLASEVVLIHRRDKLRADPLLVERLGGKVRILWNRVVEGIEGERRVAKVRLKEVGTEREEEVETDGVFVMVGEEPNSELAKKAGIKTDEAGYIVVDRRQRTSLEGIYAAGDVTDFPVKQVVSAVAQGMVAALEARSFLRA, via the coding sequence ATGGAGTGGGATTTGATCGTGGTTGGAGGAGGTCCGGCTGGTCTCACGGCTGGAATCTATGGGGTTAGGGGGGGCCTGAGGACCCTTGTGCTCGAGGGGAAGGTGGTGGGCGGGAGGATGACGGAGGCACCCCTCATAGAAAACTATCCTGGGGTTCAGCCCATGCAGGGATGGGAGCTGGCTTCCAAAATGGCGGAGCACTGCAAGAGAGTGGGTGCGGAGGTGAGAGAGGGTGAAGAGGTAAAGGAGCTCCTCGTGGGGGAGGAAAAGGGTGTGGTAACGGGAAAGGGGGAATACAGGGCCGGTGCCATAGTGCTCGCCACGGGGGTAAGACATAGAAAGCTTGGGGTACCGGGAGAGGAAGAGTTTTTGGGGAGGGGGGTCAGTTATTGCCCAGTTTGTGATGGTCCCCTCTTCAAAGGAAAGAGAGTGGTGGTGGTGGGTGGAGGAAACTCGGCAGTCTCCACTGCCCTTTACCTGAGCAACTTGGCTTCGGAAGTGGTACTCATACACCGCAGGGACAAGCTTAGGGCGGACCCCTTGTTGGTGGAGAGACTGGGGGGGAAGGTCAGGATCCTTTGGAATAGGGTGGTGGAGGGAATAGAGGGGGAGAGGAGGGTGGCTAAAGTAAGGCTCAAGGAAGTGGGGACGGAAAGAGAAGAGGAAGTGGAGACGGATGGGGTTTTCGTGATGGTGGGAGAGGAACCAAACAGCGAGCTGGCGAAGAAGGCGGGGATAAAGACGGACGAGGCTGGATATATTGTGGTGGACAGGAGGCAACGCACGAGCTTAGAAGGAATCTACGCAGCGGGTGATGTGACGGATTTTCCCGTGAAACAAGTGGTTTCAGCCGTGGCTCAGGGAATGGTGGCCGCCCTTGAGGCTAGGTCCTTCCTCAGGGCCTGA
- the rgy gene encoding reverse gyrase: MEGLLGATYKGMCPNCGGDIKDSELVNRGVCYRCFSPNGRGLARPGKYAEVLRVEEEVEEFCKFFAMLMDSKPWALQEVWARRVLLKRSFSLVAPTGIGKTHFGLVMALYLAQKGKRSYIVVPTSLLVKHLLDRAEELLKRAGKAAVVLGYYSGMPESEGVLEKIREGEFSVLITTDRFLYTKFDLLHSLNFDFIFVDDVDSFLKSPKNIDKVAFLLGFSSEEVEKALSDEPVEGRRERVLVVSGATLKGKRTKRLRVFRKLLGFEPGFTLEFVRNIANFALRPKRKVEEEVADLVKKYGPGCLVFVPQAKGLEYAEKIAETLEKEGMSVFLYERMSPGMLEKFRKGEYAVLVGIASSRSPLARGLDLPETVRYVVFAGVPRREMKVEVKECNPQKLLVALKALSPLLGERMGKRMASVLSSLSKVIPVRGELIQKLREADEGKTQLEGFAAHLRKVVLEAREILEEAMGDEELRKEVGRLDVEMRMEGGEWVFISPDTDGYLQASGRASRFYAMGISRGVSIVVVDDEKAFSGLSRRLRLLADEEFEEYVPEKVKEEFEKVDRDRETIRRIRRGEVKPEVLDLLRSSLLVVESPTKARTIAYLFGNPAQRTLDGFTFYEVASGQHVLTVVASAGHLFDLTTLEGFHGVRKEDGNYLPVYTDIRRCADCGEQFTDHETCPFCGSANLRTKKETVELLQKLSLEVNEVFIATDPDAEGEKIGYDLYVVLSPYCRNIRRLEFHEVTRKALRKALEEPGGLRPSYVQAQVVRRIEDRWVGFELSRKLWEVFGKRNLSAGRVQTPVLGWVLRQTEELKRKIPVATVRLENGLVLRIQNPEGPPPQEAEVTDLSTREEKVLPPPPYTTDAMLREASQRLGFSASHTMELAQTLFECGLITYHRTDSTRVSIVGMELARKFVEENYPGLSKPREYSKEGAHECIRPTKLLSLQQLRFYLSAGIVRIPQKLGPDHFRLYDLIFRRFIASQMKEARILVQEFKVKVWGKEVRERRVVGIIEEGFLKVHQTLRVEGRVEEGSFRVMETKVRYESSVRPYSQGDLIALMKEKGIGRPSTYSKIIETLFKRGYVFEKGGKLFVTPLGRMVYRYLEERFGRLVSEGLTRDLEETIDAIENGKIHFQDVLKGMEEEVRREISSSGNPVP, encoded by the coding sequence ATGGAGGGACTTTTAGGAGCTACATATAAGGGGATGTGTCCCAATTGCGGCGGTGATATCAAAGATTCGGAACTGGTGAACCGAGGTGTCTGTTACCGCTGCTTTTCTCCCAACGGACGTGGTTTGGCGAGGCCTGGAAAGTATGCCGAGGTACTGCGAGTGGAAGAGGAGGTGGAGGAGTTCTGCAAGTTCTTCGCCATGTTGATGGACTCCAAACCTTGGGCCCTCCAGGAGGTCTGGGCCAGGAGGGTCTTGCTCAAAAGGAGCTTTTCGCTCGTGGCCCCCACTGGGATAGGCAAAACTCACTTTGGTTTGGTGATGGCACTCTACCTCGCCCAGAAAGGCAAAAGGAGTTACATCGTAGTCCCGACCAGTCTTTTGGTCAAACATTTGCTTGACAGAGCAGAGGAATTGTTGAAAAGGGCGGGGAAAGCGGCCGTGGTACTAGGATATTATTCTGGGATGCCAGAAAGTGAAGGGGTATTGGAGAAGATAAGAGAGGGTGAGTTCTCCGTTCTCATCACCACAGACAGGTTCCTCTACACCAAGTTTGACCTGCTCCACTCCCTGAATTTTGATTTCATTTTCGTTGACGATGTGGATTCCTTTCTGAAGTCCCCAAAGAACATAGACAAAGTGGCCTTTTTACTTGGTTTCAGTTCGGAGGAGGTGGAGAAGGCACTCTCGGACGAGCCGGTGGAGGGGAGGAGGGAAAGGGTACTGGTGGTTTCCGGTGCCACCTTGAAGGGGAAGAGGACCAAAAGATTAAGGGTCTTCAGAAAACTCTTGGGTTTCGAGCCAGGTTTCACGCTAGAGTTCGTCAGGAACATAGCCAATTTCGCGCTCAGACCGAAACGGAAGGTGGAGGAAGAAGTGGCGGACTTGGTTAAGAAGTATGGTCCAGGTTGCCTTGTCTTCGTTCCCCAGGCCAAGGGTCTGGAGTATGCGGAGAAGATAGCGGAAACCCTGGAAAAAGAGGGGATGAGCGTTTTCCTCTACGAGAGGATGTCACCCGGGATGCTGGAAAAGTTCCGCAAGGGGGAATATGCCGTTCTCGTGGGCATCGCGAGCAGCAGGAGTCCACTTGCGAGGGGTCTGGATTTGCCCGAAACGGTTAGGTATGTGGTCTTCGCCGGGGTGCCGAGGAGGGAAATGAAGGTGGAGGTGAAGGAATGTAATCCCCAGAAACTCTTAGTCGCCCTCAAGGCCCTTTCTCCTTTGCTTGGGGAGAGGATGGGAAAGAGGATGGCTTCCGTTCTTTCTTCCCTCTCCAAGGTAATTCCCGTGAGAGGTGAACTCATCCAGAAGCTGAGGGAGGCGGATGAGGGTAAAACACAGCTGGAAGGTTTTGCAGCCCATCTCAGGAAGGTGGTTTTGGAGGCGAGGGAAATTCTGGAGGAAGCGATGGGAGATGAAGAGCTCAGGAAAGAGGTGGGGAGGCTGGACGTGGAGATGAGGATGGAGGGAGGGGAGTGGGTTTTCATCTCACCGGACACGGACGGCTACCTGCAGGCCTCTGGAAGGGCCTCCAGGTTCTATGCGATGGGGATAAGCAGGGGGGTTTCCATCGTCGTCGTGGACGACGAAAAAGCCTTCTCCGGGCTGAGCAGGAGACTGCGTCTGCTCGCTGATGAGGAATTCGAGGAATATGTTCCGGAGAAAGTGAAAGAAGAATTCGAAAAAGTGGACAGGGACAGGGAAACGATAAGGAGGATCAGGAGGGGAGAGGTAAAGCCGGAAGTGCTGGATCTCCTGCGCTCCTCCCTATTGGTGGTGGAATCTCCCACGAAGGCCAGAACGATAGCTTACCTCTTCGGGAACCCTGCTCAGAGGACCCTCGACGGTTTTACCTTCTACGAAGTGGCAAGCGGGCAACATGTTCTCACCGTTGTGGCATCCGCTGGGCATCTCTTCGATCTCACCACCCTTGAGGGTTTCCACGGGGTTAGGAAGGAAGACGGGAATTATTTACCCGTTTACACGGACATCAGGAGGTGTGCTGACTGTGGAGAACAGTTCACCGATCATGAGACCTGTCCTTTCTGTGGATCGGCAAACCTCAGAACGAAGAAGGAAACCGTAGAACTCCTCCAGAAGCTTTCCTTGGAAGTAAACGAAGTGTTCATAGCCACGGACCCAGATGCTGAGGGGGAAAAAATAGGATACGATCTCTACGTCGTCCTTTCCCCCTACTGCAGGAACATCAGGAGGCTGGAGTTCCATGAGGTCACGAGAAAGGCCCTGAGGAAGGCCCTGGAAGAGCCGGGAGGGCTAAGGCCTTCCTATGTTCAAGCCCAAGTCGTGAGGAGGATAGAAGACAGGTGGGTTGGATTCGAGTTGAGCAGAAAGCTCTGGGAGGTCTTTGGGAAAAGGAACCTTTCGGCCGGAAGGGTTCAGACACCTGTTTTGGGGTGGGTGTTGAGGCAGACGGAAGAACTGAAGAGGAAAATACCCGTGGCCACGGTGAGATTGGAGAACGGTCTGGTTCTCAGGATCCAAAATCCGGAGGGACCTCCTCCCCAGGAGGCAGAGGTAACGGACCTCTCCACAAGGGAAGAAAAGGTCCTCCCCCCTCCTCCCTACACGACCGATGCCATGCTGAGGGAAGCTTCCCAGAGGCTGGGCTTCTCGGCGAGTCATACGATGGAGCTTGCTCAGACCCTTTTCGAGTGTGGCCTGATCACCTACCATCGGACGGATTCCACGAGGGTTTCGATCGTGGGGATGGAGCTCGCCCGTAAGTTTGTCGAAGAGAATTATCCCGGTCTTTCCAAGCCCAGGGAATACTCGAAGGAAGGGGCCCATGAGTGCATAAGACCCACCAAACTCTTGAGTCTCCAGCAATTACGCTTTTACCTCTCCGCCGGGATCGTGAGGATACCCCAAAAACTCGGGCCGGATCATTTCAGATTATACGATCTCATCTTCAGAAGGTTCATCGCCAGCCAGATGAAGGAAGCCAGGATCTTGGTTCAGGAATTCAAGGTGAAGGTGTGGGGAAAGGAAGTGAGGGAGAGGAGGGTGGTAGGAATCATCGAGGAGGGTTTCTTGAAGGTCCATCAGACCCTGAGGGTGGAAGGTAGGGTGGAAGAGGGAAGCTTCAGGGTGATGGAGACGAAGGTGAGGTATGAATCCTCGGTGAGACCTTACAGCCAAGGAGATCTCATAGCCCTGATGAAGGAGAAGGGGATAGGGAGACCAAGCACCTACTCGAAGATCATCGAAACCCTGTTCAAAAGAGGATATGTCTTTGAGAAAGGAGGGAAGCTCTTCGTTACCCCTCTCGGAAGGATGGTTTACAGATACCTGGAAGAGAGGTTTGGGAGGCTCGTTTCGGAGGGACTGACGAGGGACCTGGAAGAAACCATCGATGCCATCGAGAACGGAAAGATCCACTTCCAAGACGTTCTGAAGGGGATGGAGGAAGAGGTGAGGAGGGAGATCTCCAGTTCCGGGAATCCAGTTCCCTAA
- the gltA gene encoding NADPH-dependent glutamate synthase, whose amino-acid sequence MSSKIVPKKYPMPEQDPKERIRNFREVPLGQDPETVKLEAARCLQCKPPKGKKVPPCVEGCPVEINIPGFLSLTKEGRFEEAIALIKEKNALPAICGRVCPYENQCEGACTLGKKYEPVGIGRVERFLADWERARGFKIPPKPLPTGKKVAVVGSGPAGLTAAAELAKKGHAVTIFEALHAPGGVLMYGIPEFRLPKEIVFAEVEYVKSLGVEIKLDVVVGKTITLEELRQEYDAVFIGTGAGLPNFMRIPGENLNGIYSANEFLTRTNLMKAYLFPEYDTPIKVGKRVATIGGGNVAMDCARTALRLGAEESYIVYRRSRAEMPARKEEIQRAEEEGVKFLLLTLPKRYIGDEKGWVKEMECVRMQLGEPDESGRRRPVEIPGSEFRLQVDTVVVAIGQSPNPLIPTTTPDLKTSKWGTILVDEEGRTSLEGVWAGGDITTGEATVILAMGAGKRAAASIHEYLSGKPWPSDWKPVNA is encoded by the coding sequence ATGAGCAGCAAGATCGTTCCCAAGAAATACCCCATGCCCGAACAGGATCCGAAGGAGAGGATAAGGAACTTCAGAGAAGTTCCACTCGGGCAAGATCCTGAAACGGTGAAGCTGGAAGCTGCCAGATGCTTGCAGTGCAAGCCACCCAAGGGAAAAAAGGTTCCTCCCTGTGTAGAAGGATGTCCGGTGGAAATAAACATCCCCGGTTTTCTTTCCCTCACCAAGGAAGGGAGGTTCGAGGAAGCCATTGCCCTCATCAAGGAAAAAAACGCCCTTCCAGCCATCTGTGGGAGGGTTTGTCCTTACGAAAATCAGTGCGAGGGAGCATGCACTCTGGGGAAAAAGTATGAGCCGGTGGGAATAGGGAGGGTGGAAAGGTTCCTAGCGGACTGGGAGAGGGCTAGAGGTTTCAAGATACCGCCCAAACCCCTTCCCACTGGTAAGAAGGTGGCCGTGGTCGGTTCTGGACCCGCCGGATTGACGGCGGCAGCAGAACTTGCGAAAAAAGGTCATGCCGTTACCATTTTCGAGGCCCTCCATGCCCCCGGCGGTGTGTTGATGTACGGAATCCCCGAGTTCAGGTTGCCCAAGGAAATAGTATTCGCGGAGGTGGAGTATGTGAAGAGCCTTGGGGTGGAAATAAAGCTGGATGTGGTGGTGGGAAAGACCATCACTTTGGAGGAGCTCAGGCAGGAATACGATGCGGTGTTCATCGGTACGGGCGCGGGCCTTCCCAATTTCATGAGAATCCCGGGGGAGAATCTCAACGGAATCTATTCTGCCAACGAGTTCCTCACCCGCACCAACCTCATGAAGGCCTATCTCTTCCCAGAGTATGATACCCCCATCAAGGTGGGGAAAAGGGTAGCTACCATAGGAGGGGGAAACGTGGCCATGGATTGCGCCAGGACCGCCCTCAGGTTGGGAGCGGAGGAATCTTACATCGTTTATCGTAGGTCCAGAGCCGAAATGCCTGCCAGAAAGGAGGAGATACAAAGGGCGGAGGAGGAAGGGGTGAAGTTCCTGCTCCTTACCCTACCCAAGAGGTACATAGGAGACGAGAAGGGATGGGTGAAAGAAATGGAGTGCGTGAGGATGCAGTTGGGAGAGCCAGACGAGTCGGGAAGGAGGAGACCCGTGGAAATCCCCGGATCGGAGTTCAGGCTTCAGGTGGATACGGTGGTGGTGGCTATAGGACAGAGTCCCAATCCCCTAATACCCACCACTACCCCAGACCTGAAAACAAGCAAATGGGGAACCATTCTCGTGGATGAAGAGGGAAGGACTTCACTCGAGGGAGTTTGGGCGGGAGGAGACATCACCACGGGTGAGGCCACGGTGATCTTGGCGATGGGGGCTGGGAAGAGGGCGGCGGCTTCCATCCACGAGTACCTGAGTGGGAAACCCTGGCCCTCTGACTGGAAACCGGTCAACGCCTGA
- a CDS encoding ATP-dependent DNA helicase: MRVREVCEKWGIPGVAEVLEREGILSLYPPQEEAIRKGVMEGKNLVLAVPTAGGKTLVAELCMLRSILVERGKALYIVPLRALASEKYEEFRERYSPLGVKVGISTGDFDTADLRLAKYDLLVATSEKVDSLLRHRAKWLADVVSVVVLDEVHLINDPGRGPTLEVLTARLRQVNPKVQVLALSATVRNAEELAEWLGAELVRSDWRPVPLKRGVFWDGKIIFEDGEKRKIGEGEALSILTLDTLREGGQVLIFVNTRKSAQTVASSLSEKVVMLLGEEEREKLRQVAKRVEGALGEPTRTCKLLAECVRRGVAFHHAGLHADQRKEVEDAFRGNLLKVVCATPTLAAGMNLPARRVVVRDYRRYSEDFGSTLIPVLEIQQMMGRAGRPKYDRYGEAVLIAKSEGEVEVLMEEYVKGEPERLVSKLGTEPALRTHVLACVASGYASTVGDVLGFMKGTFFSYQFEVKTMKGVVERVLDFLEEEGMVRKEGERLLATPFGELVSRLYIDPLSGVLMREGLEGISEGEPTTLGLLHLICRTPDMEKLYLGRGEEMEFENLVEERWKEFLVPIPEDPEDFEFFLAEVKTARMLESWVEEVHEERIHEEFGVGAGDIRRMVETASWLLHAAHELARLLKVKKALRPLRKLEERVKYGVKEELLELIQLSGIGRVRARNLWKAGYKRLEDIKRATVEQLASVPTIGLETAKSIKRQVEGREWSGI; the protein is encoded by the coding sequence ATGAGGGTTAGGGAAGTCTGCGAGAAGTGGGGGATTCCGGGTGTGGCGGAGGTGCTGGAAAGGGAAGGCATTCTCTCCCTCTACCCCCCACAGGAAGAGGCGATAAGGAAGGGGGTGATGGAAGGAAAGAACCTAGTTTTAGCCGTACCCACGGCGGGAGGGAAGACTCTGGTGGCAGAACTCTGTATGCTTCGCTCGATCCTGGTGGAGAGGGGAAAGGCCCTTTACATCGTCCCCCTGAGGGCACTGGCCAGCGAAAAGTACGAGGAATTCAGGGAAAGGTATAGTCCTCTAGGGGTGAAGGTTGGAATAAGCACCGGAGACTTCGACACCGCGGACCTTAGGCTGGCGAAATACGACCTCTTGGTGGCTACCTCGGAGAAAGTAGATTCCCTCCTCAGGCACAGGGCGAAGTGGTTGGCGGATGTGGTTTCGGTGGTGGTACTAGACGAGGTCCACCTCATCAACGATCCCGGAAGGGGGCCTACTTTGGAAGTCCTCACCGCGAGGCTCAGACAGGTAAACCCCAAGGTACAGGTGCTGGCCCTGAGTGCCACTGTGAGGAACGCGGAGGAGCTGGCGGAATGGTTGGGGGCCGAGCTGGTGAGGAGCGACTGGAGGCCCGTTCCCCTCAAGAGGGGAGTCTTCTGGGATGGGAAGATCATCTTCGAGGATGGAGAGAAGAGGAAAATAGGAGAGGGGGAGGCCCTTTCCATTCTCACGTTGGATACCCTCAGGGAAGGAGGGCAAGTCCTCATCTTCGTGAACACGAGGAAGTCTGCTCAGACCGTCGCCTCTTCCCTTTCGGAAAAGGTGGTCATGTTGTTGGGAGAAGAGGAAAGGGAAAAGTTGAGACAAGTGGCCAAGAGGGTGGAGGGGGCGCTGGGTGAACCCACCAGAACCTGCAAACTCCTAGCGGAGTGCGTGAGGAGGGGCGTAGCCTTCCACCATGCCGGCCTCCATGCCGACCAAAGGAAAGAAGTGGAAGATGCCTTCAGGGGGAACCTCCTGAAGGTCGTTTGTGCCACTCCCACTTTGGCGGCTGGAATGAACCTTCCCGCAAGGAGGGTGGTGGTGAGGGATTATCGGAGATACTCGGAAGACTTCGGTTCCACCCTCATTCCCGTGCTCGAGATCCAGCAGATGATGGGGAGGGCGGGAAGGCCGAAGTACGACAGGTATGGGGAGGCAGTCCTAATTGCGAAGAGCGAGGGGGAGGTGGAGGTACTGATGGAAGAATATGTGAAAGGGGAACCGGAGAGGTTGGTTTCGAAGCTGGGAACGGAGCCTGCTCTGAGGACACACGTTCTGGCCTGTGTGGCCTCGGGATATGCTTCCACGGTGGGGGATGTTTTGGGTTTCATGAAGGGAACGTTCTTCTCCTATCAGTTCGAGGTGAAGACCATGAAGGGAGTGGTGGAGAGGGTGCTGGACTTTTTGGAGGAGGAGGGAATGGTGAGGAAGGAAGGGGAAAGACTCTTGGCAACCCCCTTTGGAGAACTGGTCTCCCGCCTTTACATCGATCCCCTTTCCGGAGTTTTGATGAGGGAAGGGCTGGAGGGGATCTCGGAAGGAGAGCCCACCACCTTGGGTCTTTTACATTTGATCTGCAGGACACCCGACATGGAGAAGCTCTATCTCGGAAGGGGGGAAGAAATGGAGTTCGAGAACTTGGTGGAGGAGAGGTGGAAGGAATTCCTGGTCCCCATTCCCGAGGATCCGGAAGACTTCGAGTTCTTCCTGGCGGAGGTGAAGACCGCTAGGATGCTGGAGAGCTGGGTGGAGGAAGTACACGAAGAGAGGATTCACGAGGAATTCGGAGTGGGGGCGGGAGATATCCGGAGGATGGTGGAGACGGCCTCTTGGCTCCTTCACGCAGCCCACGAACTCGCCCGGCTCCTGAAGGTGAAAAAGGCCCTGAGGCCCCTGAGGAAGCTGGAAGAGAGGGTGAAGTATGGGGTGAAGGAGGAATTGCTGGAGCTTATACAGCTTTCAGGAATAGGGAGGGTAAGGGCCAGGAACCTCTGGAAGGCAGGTTATAAGAGGTTGGAGGACATAAAGAGGGCGACGGTGGAGCAGCTCGCTTCCGTCCCCACGATAGGACTGGAAACGGCGAAGAGCATCAAACGCCAGGTGGAGGGGAGGGAATGGAGTGGGATTTGA